Proteins from a single region of Apium graveolens cultivar Ventura chromosome 7, ASM990537v1, whole genome shotgun sequence:
- the LOC141673499 gene encoding putative mitochondrial protein AtMg00240, translating into MQEISPLTASDTAIYRRLVGRLLYLTITRIDLSYGVHVFSQFISSLRLDHLQAAYNMVKHLKGIVGQGLFFSADHSLQLTAYSNSDWGGCAESRRSLTGYCIMLGSSLVPCKCKK; encoded by the coding sequence ATGCAGGAGATTTCCCCTTTAACAGCCAGTGACACTGCTATTTACAGGAGGCTGGTTGGTCGTCTTCTCTATTTGACAATCACTAGAATTGATTTGTCATATGGTGTTCATGTTTTCTCACAATTCATTTCTTCTCTTCGTCTAGATCATTTGCAAGCTGCATATAATATGGTCAAGCACCTTAAAGGCATTGTTGGTCAAGGGCTCTTCTTCAGTGCTGATCATTCCCTTCAGTTAACTGCATATAGTAATTCTGATTGGGGTGGTTGTGCTGAGTCTCGTCGTTCGCTAACTGGTTATTGTATCATGTTAGGTTCATCTTTGGTTCCTTGCAAATGCAAGAAATAA